Proteins co-encoded in one Helicoverpa zea isolate HzStark_Cry1AcR chromosome 30, ilHelZeax1.1, whole genome shotgun sequence genomic window:
- the LOC124644412 gene encoding bile salt-activated lipase-like, with protein sequence MKGLILLLLLIECVLAGPRVDPLVEAPVGLIRGLRSEDGDYDMFLGIPYALVDEDNPFSESTPHPGFKEPYSAYSDDIFCPQTINNIVTGSIQCLQLNIYVPITADSSHTLPVMVFFPGGAFVRVQKTREEYSPKFLIRHDVILVTFNYRVGPYGFLCLSEPGYNNQGLKDQVLAVNWIKDNIAAFGGDVNRITAFGQSAGSMSLDIHLLNFEGFFNRVILQSGVAISPWVVTDENDKFIYNVAKELGHHFDNVTEVIKFLSTKDPLEVIRASNEHLYFRNKNPVPRPCVEKIGNDITLKDFPINLKPKVKNIDIMVGHTNKEVKFVYPDNARPDFYRNYDFKDELLFVFPEDINSDIVQQFYIGDETLSEELQSVILDYSSDFAFSYPAEKSVERYINAGARSVYKYMFSYEGGRNRVSINRNFTAKGASHSDDTTYIFDNEMFEGMQPSEKDQRIIDAMTTMWTNFAKYGDPTPSTTDVTPVRWRPAQLSRRPYLNIDNELAVKSRVFHDRMAFWEIYFKLYEDKLSSYKGIKDLK encoded by the exons ATGAAGGGCCTCATACTCTTACTACTGCTGATCGAGTGTGTACTCGCGGGGCCTCGCGTTGATCCGCTAGTGGAAGCCCCAGTAGGCCTCATACGAGGTCTGCGCAGTGAAGATGGTGATTACGACATGTTTCTAGGAATACCTTACGCTTTGGTGGATGAAGACAACCCGTTTTCG GAATCCACTCCCCACCCGGGCTTTAAAGAACCCTACTCCGCCTACAGCGACGACATTTTCTGCCCCCAAACTATTAATAACATCGTCACAGGCTCAATCCAATGCTTGCAACTGAACATCTATGTACCAATCACTGCTGACTCGAGCCATACATTACCAGTAATGGTATTCTTCCCTGGCGGAGCCTTCGTCAGGGTACAAAAAACGAGAGAAGAATACTCTCCGAAGTTCTTAATACGTCATGACGTCATCCTAGTGACTTTTAACTACAGAGTTGGGCCGTATGGTTTCTTATGTCTGAGCGAACCAGGTTATAATAACCAGGGTCTAAAAGACCAGGTTTTAGCCGTGAATTGGATTAAAGACAATATTGCAGCGTTCGGTGGTGATGTTAATAGGATAACTGCGTTTGGACAATCAGCTGGGAGCATGTCTTTAGATATTCATTTGTTGAATTTTGAAGGGTTTTTTAACCGAGTGATTTTGCAAAGCGGCGTTGCTATTTCGCCTTGGGTGGTTACTGATGAGAatgataaatttatttataatgttgcTAAAGAACTTGGTCATCATTTTGACAATGTAACTGAAGTTATAAAGTTTCTATCAACTAAAGATCCTTTGGAAGTGATCAGAGCGTCCAATGAACACCTGTATTTTCGTAACAAAAATCCTGTACCAAGACCTTGTGTAGAAAAAATTGGAAACGATATAACTTTGAAAGATTTTCCTATTAACTTAAAAcctaaagttaaaaatatagacataaTGGTAGGACATACGAACAAGGAAGTTAAATTTGTATACCCTGACAACGCAAGACCAGATTTTTATAGGAACTATGATTTTAAAGAtgaactattatttgtttttcctGAAGATATTAACTCGGATATCGTTCAACAATTTTATATTGGAGACGAAACTCTATCTGAAGAATTACAAAGCGTAATCCTAGATTACAGCTCAGATTTCGCTTTTAGTTATCCAGCGGAGAAATCAGTTGAAAGATATATTAATGCTGGAGCTAGAAGTGTGTATAAATACATGTTTTCTTACGAAGGGGGTCGGAATAGAGTGAGTATTAACAGGAACTTCACAGCTAAAGGAGCCTCCCATTCTGATGATACTACATATATATTTGATAATGAAATGTTTGAGGGTATGCAGCCGAGTGAGAAAGATCAGAGGATTATAGATGCTATGACTACTATGTGGACAAATTTCGCTAAATATGG TGATCCAACGCCATCGACCACCGATGTCACCCCAGTAAGATGGCGTCCAGCACAGCTGTCACGGCGGCCATACTTGAACATAGACAACGAGTTAGCTGTCAAGAGCCGTGTGTTCCACGACAGAATGGCTTTCTGGGAGATTTACTTTAAGCTGTACGAGGATAAATTGAGTAGTTATAAGGGGATTAAAGATTTGAAATGa
- the LOC124644538 gene encoding uncharacterized protein LOC124644538: protein MNKYTLTGHIHTLTKNRKRNYDPNIILQNVDNLMPEEKDNFIPNKNERRDTNTKKVKTITAFIQEAINILNNYENDDFEDFFLILSDEIRKYHYRGCKFYEIIENIETRRQLGAILELVRAKPVAETEANMSLLAKMLKEENYSKKVKEFVDYINSLYMQDGQEKFNKVLTALKNYGEAKSKRNPDTLVNIVKYAVRSIIFDHYTDLNPNARRELKGKIEALWKNPAKLKTTANTKFIDYTIATKGKFVNTKTKVNEKEDTSRERQVSTVRGREESKSVEQQTDADSSDKESHENQHKSGAISEILDDNLTTDEKSKEVKEKDEKTDANSEEQIDDSKKDSKEATNDKETSAQSSLNSKNIDTGESIDSSSNSIEFSQERQREYNTERYVTLFPEEITYRSERLAKEAKIKQRADSKSVKKSTFQSVQRMWVEESTGGIPKYILNRYTSPTPKQKSTEESNESSDASKVWSKLKKHTKSDKKKHTQKHKHTSKKAKHTMRKHRQSKKRKHTDKKQKHTKTQKHNKHVHKKHESKKQKSKSKKKHLKLKQEKNEKHKSYKRDKVPTMKQGYNKEPYYRHRPEVVRYTQLDAYNDFKRGFDDVKTPVHMIHKVETYPRGILGTEEFGLPIPTTAPTLSTAKYVPPRILKLKGLVRPTPSILKSAQNMSQSRYSNQFELWDQNNVGDMRKSAAPPMMSGEGVSIEEFKKERDREMSQRKSLFNDSLSGLIDPQLINKLNNLERELDVVKAKMNGSNETNDNLKGINEEANVKLVNEDFLRSNKKDGNKNFVKIYNDIVGKLQEKPTTITTVKPTVKTTVKTTTTTKKIVTNATKTTTTTVKLTTNTTTEKIDTKNKKSDPLAVPLMALKGDKSGKNKGTTKDSKNNKTKQITKDNKKTTKMTKGKDKATVTSKGVTTKNVNTTFSISTVTVKAKTANLGQPQVAKNVW from the exons ATGAACAAATATACTCTTACAGGTCACATACACACTCTTACAAAGAACCGTAAACGCAATTACGACCCaaacataatattacaaaatgtcGACAACTTGATGCCTGAAGAAAAAGATAACTTCATTCCGAATAAAAACGAACGTCGTGACACTAACACgaaaaaagttaaaactatAACCGCCTTTATACAGGAAGCTATAAACATTCTAAACAATTATGAAAACGATGATTTCGAAgactttttcttaattttaagcGACGAAATAAGGAAATACCACTACAGAGGTTGCAAGTTTTacgaaattattgaaaatattgaaactaGGAGGCAGTTAGGAGCTATATTAGAACTGGTTAGAGCTAAGCCTGTAGCTGAAACTGAAGCCAATATGAGTTTACTTGCGAAGATGTTAAAAGAAGAAAACTATTCTAAAAAAGTTAAGGAATTTGTTGATTACATCAATTCTCTATACATGCAGGACGGTCAAGAGAAATTTAATAAAGTACTGACAGCTTTAAAAAATTATGGCGAGGCGAAATCTAAACGAAATCCTGATACTTTAGTCAATATTGTCAAATATGCAGTTCGATCTATTATATTCGATCATTATACAGACCTCAACCCAAATGCTAGGCGAGAATTAAAAGGTAAAATAGAAGCACTTTGGAAAAATCctgcaaaattaaaaactacggCTAATACGAAGTTTATTGATTACACGATTGCTACAAAAGGCAAGTTTGTTAATACTAAAACTAAAGTCAATGAAAAAGAAGATACATCAAGAGAACGCCAAGTGAGTACCGTGAGAGGGAGAGAAGAATCTAAATCAGTAGAACAACAGACAGACGCAGACAGTAGTGATAAAGAATCTCATGAAAACCAACATAAATCTGGAGCAATTTCAGAGATTTTAGACGATAACTTGACAACAGACGAAAAATCTAAAGAAGTTAAGGAAAAAGACGAAAAAACAGACGCGAATTCGGAAGAACAAATTGATGATTCTAAAAAAGATTCGAAAGAAGCTACAAACGATAAAGAAACAAGTGCACAATCTTCACTGAATTCAAAAAACATTGACACAGGCGAATCTATTGACTCTAGTTCCAACTCCATAGAATTCTCTCAGGAGAGACAAAGAGAGTACAACACAGAGCGATACGTGACTCTATTCCCAGAAGAAATCACATACAGATCAGAGAGATTGGCTAAGGAAGCAAAGATAAAGCAACGAGCTGACAGTAAATCAGTAAAGAAATCTACATTCCAATCAGTGCAAAGGATGTGGGTGGAAGAATCAACGGGTGGGATCCCTAAGTACATACTGAATAGATACACATCGCCAACGCCTAAGCAAAAATCTACAGAGGAATCAAATGAATCTTCAGATGCCTCAAAAGTCTGGTCGAAATTGAAAAAGCACACAAAATCTGATAAAAAGAAGCACACACAAAAACACAAGCATACATCAAAAAAAGCGAAGCACACGATGAGAAAACACAGACAGTCTAAGAAACGTAAGCACACAGATAAAAAACAGAAGCACACTAAAACACAAAAGCATAACAAGCATGTTCACAAAAAACATGAATCTAAAAAACAGAAGTCGAAATCGAAGAAGAAGCATTTGAAGCTAAAACAAGAGAAGAACGAGAAACATAAGTCTTATAAACGTGATAAGGTACCTACAATGAAACAAGGATACAATAAGGAACCATACTATCGTCATAGGCCTGAAGTGGTTCGCTATACACAGCTGGATGCTTACAACGATTTTAAACGCGGTTTCGATGATGTTAAAACTCCTGTCCATAtgat TCACAAGGTAGAAACATATCCACGTGGTATCTTAGGAACTGAAGAGTTTGGTCTTCCTATACCAACGACTGCACCAACACTGAGTACTGCTAAATATGTACCTCCCAGGATCCTTAAATTGAAAGGTCTCGTCAGACCCACGCCATCGatacttaagtctgcacaaaatatGTCCCAGAGTAGGTATTCCAACCAGTTTGAATTATGGGACCAAAATAACGTTGGAGACATGAGAAAGAGTGCAGCCCCACCCATGATGTCTGGTGAAGGAGTTTCTATAGAAGAGTTTAAAAAAGAAAGAGATAGAGAAATGAGTCAGAGGAAGAGTCTTTTCAATGACAGTCTTTCAGGACTTATAGATCCACaactgataaataaattgaataatttagaAAGAGAGTTGGATGTTGTTAAAGCGAAAATGAATGGCAGTAATGAAACCAATGATAATTTAAAAGGTATAAATGAAGAGGCTAATGTGAAGCTTGTGAACGAAGACTTTTTAAGAAGTAACAAAAAAGATGGAAACAAGAATTTCGTTAAAATCTACAACGACATCGTTGGTAAATTGCAAGAAAAACCAACGACTATAACTACAGTTAAACCTACTGTTAAAACAACAGTCAAAACTACAACTACAACCAAGAAAATTGTGACTAACGCTACAAAAACAACTACTACTACTGTCAAACTCACTACAAATACAACCACCGAAAAAATTgacacaaaaaataagaaatcaGACCCTTTAGCAGTACCATTGATGGCACTAAAAGGTGACAAATCTGGGAAAAACAAAGGAACTACTAAAGACtcgaaaaataacaaaaccaaaCAAATTACTAAAGATAATAAGAAGACTACTAAAATGACTAAAGGTAAAGATAAAGCTACTGTTACCAGCAAAGGGGTGACTACAAAGAATGTCAATACGACTTTTAGTATATCTACAGTAACTGTGAAAGCTAAAACAGCTAATTTAGGTCAACCTCAAGTAGCCAAGAATGTATGGTGA
- the LOC124644415 gene encoding brachyurin-like, producing the protein MKFLILFSVVVGLVAQALGLGYHEDVGIPEAARIRQAEMRQMSSRIIGGMPAAYGDNPYLAGLIITLVSNQMSICSGTLVSQKKVLTAAQCWSDGYQQGRKIEVVLGETQLFYSYRREVTGISVHPGYTSKPLSNDLAMLTLRYTVNNYNYMYPVTLPFESDVNNTFAGIGAKVSGFGKTSDWSQVGPKTDQQSVIVPVIDNWYECYYGLPQRPAYNSDKILCTSGANGFGTCGGDLGGPLVAPEYFNGTDVLIGVTSIQSNMGCQNGFSTGYMRVTAYLSWIKRNL; encoded by the exons ATGAAGTTCCTGATCTTATTCAGTGTGGTCGTTGGGTTGGTGGCCCAGGCTCTTGGGCTCG GTTACCACGAGGATGTGGGCATACCTGAAGCAGCCAGGATCAGGCAGGCGGAGATGCGTCAGATGAGCTCTCGGATCATCGGAGGAATGCCGGCCGCGTATGGTGATAATCCTTACTTG GCTGGTCTCATCATCACGCTGGTTTCCAATCAGATGTCAATCTGCAGTGGCACGCTGGTCAGTCAGAAGAAAGTGCTCACAGCCGCGCAGTGCTGGTCAGACGGCTACCAGCAAGGAAGGAAGATTGAG GTGGTGCTAGGAGAAACCCAGTTGTTCTATAGCTACCGGCGGGAAGTGACCGGGATATCCGTGCATCCGGGTTACACCAGCAAACCTCTCTCCAATGACCTGGCTATGCTCACGCTTAGATACACCGTcaacaattata aCTACATGTACCCAGTCACCCTGCCATTTGAGTCGGATGTGAACAACACGTTTGCCGGCATTGGTGCCAAAGTCTCCGGATTCGGGAAGACCAGTGATT GGTCCCAAGTAGGTCCTAAAACCGACCAGCAGTCTGTCATAGTACCTGTAATAGACAACTGGTATGAATGTTACTACGGGCTTCCGCAGCGCCCGGCGTACAACAGTGACAAGATCTTGTGTACTAGTGGGGCGAATGGGTTTGGTACCTGTGGAGGCGACCTAGGCGGGCCCCTGGTGGCCCCTGAATACTTCAATGGGACCGATGTGTTG ATCGGAGTCACTTCAATCCAGTCGAACATGGGATGTCAGAACGGTTTCTCGACGGGTTACATGCGAGTGACAGCTTACCTGAGCTGGATCAAACGTAACctgtaa